In Ailuropoda melanoleuca isolate Jingjing chromosome 11, ASM200744v2, whole genome shotgun sequence, a genomic segment contains:
- the AMBN gene encoding ameloblastin isoform X1, with translation MSALKIPLSKMKDLILILCLLGMSSAVPVFPRQPGTPGMASLSLETMRQLGSLQGLNMLSQYSRFGFGKSFNSLWMHGLLPPHSSFPWMRPREHETQQYEYSLPVHPPPLPSQPSLQPQQPGQKPFLQSAIVTNIQNTAPKGGPQPPVYQGQPPLQQKEGPMLEQQVAPSDKPPKAELPGMDFADPEGPSVFQIARLISQGPMPQNKPSPLYPGIFYMSYGANQLDTPGRLGIMSSEEMAGGRGGPMAYGAMFPGFGGMRPKLGGMPHNPAMGGDFTLEFDSPVAGTKGPEKGEGGAQGSPTPDGDPANLENPDLLPGVAPGALGGLLAHPEDDEPGLARGPAGQSGGPPRVTPADADPLMTPGLADIYETYGADVTTPLEETPTDTTAVPDTQQTLMPESKAQQPQIMHDVWHFKEP, from the exons ATGTCAGCATTGAAg ATCCCACTTTCCAAAATGAAGGACCTAATACTGATCTTATGCCTCCTGGGAATGAGTTCTGCAGTGCCG GTGTTTCCTCGGCAACCTGGGACTCCGGGCATGGCTAGTTTGAGCCTGGAG acaATGAGACAGCTGGGAAGTTTGCAGGGATTAAACATGCTTTCTCAG TATTCAAGATTTGGTTTTGgaaaatcatttaattctttgTGGATGCATGGCCTCCTCCCACCACATTCTTCTTTCCCATGGATGAGACCAAGGGAACATGAAACTCAACAG TATGAATACTCTTTGCCTGtgcaccccccacctctcccatcGCAGCCGTCCCTGCAGCCGCAACAGCCAGGACAGAAACCTTTCCTCCAGTCTGCTATTGTAACCAACATCCAGAACACAGCCCCGAAGGGAGGACCTCAGCCTCCAGTTTACCAGGGACAACCGCCCTTGCAGCAGAAAGAGGGGCCGATGCTTGAACAGCAAGTGGCACCATCAGATAAGCCACCAAAGGCCGAG CTACCGGGAATGGATTTTGCTGATCCAGAAGGTCCATCA GTGTTCCAAATAGCCCGTTTGATATCTCAGGGACCAATGCCACAAAATAAACCATCACca ctTTATCCGGGAATATTTTACATGTCCTATGGAGCAAATCAGTTG GACACTCCTGGCAGACTTGGTATCATGAGTTCAGAAGAAATGGCG ggaggcagaggaggcCCTATGGCCTATGGAGCCATGTTCCCAGGATTTGGAGGCATGAGGCCTAAACTTGGAGGGATGCCCCACAATCCAGCCATGGGTGGGGACTTTACTCTGGAATTTGACTCCCCAGTTGCTGGAACCAAAGGccctgagaagggagaaggaggtgcACAAGGCTCCCCTACGCCCGATGGCGACCCAGCCAATCTGGAAAACCCAGATCTCCTTCCAGGGGTAGCACCTGGTGCCCTGGGAGGGCTTCTTGCTCATCCAGAGGACGATGAACCCGGCCTGGCAAGAGGCCCTGCGGGGCAGAGTGGGGGACCCCCCAGGGTCACCCCAGCAGACGCTGACCCACTGATGACCCCTGGATTAGCTGATATTTATGAGACCTACGGTGCTGATGTGACCACTCCCCTGGAAGAAACGCCCACAGATACCACAGCGGTCCCAGACACTCAGCAAACATTGATGCCAGAAAGCAAGGCTCAGCAGCCCCAGATCATGCACGATGTGTGGCATTTCAAAGAGCCCTGA
- the AMBN gene encoding ameloblastin isoform X2 encodes MSALKIPLSKMKDLILILCLLGMSSAVPVFPRQPGTPGMASLSLETMRQLGSLQGLNMLSQYSRFGFGKSFNSLWMHGLLPPHSSFPWMRPREHETQQPSLQPQQPGQKPFLQSAIVTNIQNTAPKGGPQPPVYQGQPPLQQKEGPMLEQQVAPSDKPPKAELPGMDFADPEGPSVFQIARLISQGPMPQNKPSPLYPGIFYMSYGANQLDTPGRLGIMSSEEMAGGRGGPMAYGAMFPGFGGMRPKLGGMPHNPAMGGDFTLEFDSPVAGTKGPEKGEGGAQGSPTPDGDPANLENPDLLPGVAPGALGGLLAHPEDDEPGLARGPAGQSGGPPRVTPADADPLMTPGLADIYETYGADVTTPLEETPTDTTAVPDTQQTLMPESKAQQPQIMHDVWHFKEP; translated from the exons ATGTCAGCATTGAAg ATCCCACTTTCCAAAATGAAGGACCTAATACTGATCTTATGCCTCCTGGGAATGAGTTCTGCAGTGCCG GTGTTTCCTCGGCAACCTGGGACTCCGGGCATGGCTAGTTTGAGCCTGGAG acaATGAGACAGCTGGGAAGTTTGCAGGGATTAAACATGCTTTCTCAG TATTCAAGATTTGGTTTTGgaaaatcatttaattctttgTGGATGCATGGCCTCCTCCCACCACATTCTTCTTTCCCATGGATGAGACCAAGGGAACATGAAACTCAACAG CCGTCCCTGCAGCCGCAACAGCCAGGACAGAAACCTTTCCTCCAGTCTGCTATTGTAACCAACATCCAGAACACAGCCCCGAAGGGAGGACCTCAGCCTCCAGTTTACCAGGGACAACCGCCCTTGCAGCAGAAAGAGGGGCCGATGCTTGAACAGCAAGTGGCACCATCAGATAAGCCACCAAAGGCCGAG CTACCGGGAATGGATTTTGCTGATCCAGAAGGTCCATCA GTGTTCCAAATAGCCCGTTTGATATCTCAGGGACCAATGCCACAAAATAAACCATCACca ctTTATCCGGGAATATTTTACATGTCCTATGGAGCAAATCAGTTG GACACTCCTGGCAGACTTGGTATCATGAGTTCAGAAGAAATGGCG ggaggcagaggaggcCCTATGGCCTATGGAGCCATGTTCCCAGGATTTGGAGGCATGAGGCCTAAACTTGGAGGGATGCCCCACAATCCAGCCATGGGTGGGGACTTTACTCTGGAATTTGACTCCCCAGTTGCTGGAACCAAAGGccctgagaagggagaaggaggtgcACAAGGCTCCCCTACGCCCGATGGCGACCCAGCCAATCTGGAAAACCCAGATCTCCTTCCAGGGGTAGCACCTGGTGCCCTGGGAGGGCTTCTTGCTCATCCAGAGGACGATGAACCCGGCCTGGCAAGAGGCCCTGCGGGGCAGAGTGGGGGACCCCCCAGGGTCACCCCAGCAGACGCTGACCCACTGATGACCCCTGGATTAGCTGATATTTATGAGACCTACGGTGCTGATGTGACCACTCCCCTGGAAGAAACGCCCACAGATACCACAGCGGTCCCAGACACTCAGCAAACATTGATGCCAGAAAGCAAGGCTCAGCAGCCCCAGATCATGCACGATGTGTGGCATTTCAAAGAGCCCTGA